A stretch of the Bdellovibrio sp. 22V genome encodes the following:
- a CDS encoding ABC-F family ATP-binding cassette domain-containing protein has protein sequence MLLISTYKLEKSFAGKNLFQNVSLGIEEGERVGLVGPNGAGKSTLLKILAGQMDPDGGDVTMKKGLRLGFLEQTPLFKKGETIFEAVQSKSKDPHETLGAAYEWMARLELSQFGEDFLVEDLSGGWRKRVALARELVLEPELLMLDEPTNHLDVSSIMWLEEFLSKAPFATLIITHDRLFLQRVANKIFDLDPRNPNYLLSINGGYLEYLEAKDLLLKGQEARELVLKNTLRRETEWLRRGAKARQTKQKARIERAGTLKDDVQDLSQKNAARKVKIEFKETERNPQKLIEADHVTKAYNGRVLFKDFSYLVNPKTRLALLGDNGSGKSTLIRILLGEEAPDSGRVVQADKLKIAYFEQNRETLKPKESVLKNICPEGDYVHYQGQYVFARSYLERFLFNRQQMDLPVEKLSGGEQSRLRIAQLMLNEAQVLILDEPTNDLDVATLTVLEDSLKEFNGAVILVTHDRYFMDQVASQIMSFHKNLDGSTSLENFAGYLQWEEWFEEQKELQAAELKAEAKKEAAKAAGKPVKLSFKEKFELENMEATILELEEGLSALQAESVKPEIVSQASKVQELYAKISETQSKIEKLYARWAELEKKSKGS, from the coding sequence ATGCTTCTTATCAGTACATATAAACTCGAAAAGTCCTTCGCCGGAAAAAATCTGTTTCAAAACGTCAGCCTTGGTATCGAAGAAGGCGAGCGCGTAGGTCTGGTCGGCCCGAACGGCGCCGGTAAATCCACACTTCTGAAAATTCTCGCAGGGCAAATGGATCCTGATGGCGGCGACGTCACGATGAAAAAAGGTTTGCGTCTGGGATTTCTAGAGCAAACGCCATTATTTAAAAAAGGCGAGACCATTTTTGAGGCTGTACAAAGCAAATCCAAAGATCCGCATGAAACCCTAGGGGCGGCATACGAGTGGATGGCGCGCTTGGAGCTTTCGCAATTCGGTGAAGATTTTTTAGTGGAAGATCTTTCCGGCGGATGGCGTAAAAGAGTCGCATTAGCGCGTGAGCTGGTTTTGGAGCCGGAACTTTTAATGCTCGACGAACCGACGAATCATCTCGATGTTTCCAGCATCATGTGGCTCGAGGAGTTTTTGTCCAAAGCGCCTTTTGCGACGTTAATTATCACGCATGATCGTTTGTTCCTGCAAAGAGTGGCGAATAAGATTTTCGATCTAGATCCGCGCAATCCCAATTACCTGTTGTCGATTAATGGCGGCTATCTTGAGTATCTCGAGGCCAAAGATCTTTTGCTTAAAGGCCAGGAAGCCCGCGAACTCGTTCTAAAAAACACTCTGCGCCGGGAAACTGAATGGTTGCGCCGTGGGGCGAAAGCTCGTCAGACAAAACAGAAAGCGCGCATTGAGCGTGCTGGAACGTTGAAAGACGACGTGCAGGATCTGTCACAGAAAAATGCCGCTCGCAAAGTAAAGATTGAATTTAAAGAGACCGAGCGCAATCCGCAAAAGTTAATCGAAGCCGATCATGTCACTAAGGCCTACAACGGTCGCGTGCTCTTTAAAGATTTTTCTTATCTTGTAAATCCAAAAACGCGTTTAGCTTTGCTGGGCGATAACGGTTCTGGGAAATCCACATTGATTCGTATTCTTCTGGGCGAAGAGGCACCGGATTCGGGCCGCGTGGTTCAAGCGGACAAACTTAAGATCGCTTACTTTGAACAAAACCGCGAAACGCTAAAACCCAAAGAGTCCGTTCTTAAGAACATCTGTCCTGAAGGAGATTACGTTCACTACCAAGGACAGTACGTTTTTGCGCGCAGTTATTTAGAGCGCTTCCTTTTTAATCGCCAGCAGATGGATCTTCCTGTCGAAAAACTTTCAGGTGGAGAGCAAAGCCGTCTGCGTATCGCGCAATTGATGTTGAACGAAGCGCAAGTTTTGATTCTGGATGAGCCGACCAACGATCTTGACGTGGCGACTCTCACGGTCCTAGAGGACTCTTTGAAAGAATTTAACGGAGCGGTTATTCTTGTGACCCACGACCGTTACTTTATGGATCAAGTGGCTTCACAGATCATGTCGTTCCATAAGAACCTCGATGGTTCAACGTCGCTTGAAAACTTCGCAGGTTATTTGCAATGGGAAGAATGGTTCGAAGAGCAAAAAGAATTGCAGGCCGCCGAGCTTAAAGCTGAAGCTAAAAAAGAAGCCGCGAAAGCCGCAGGCAAACCGGTGAAACTTTCTTTTAAAGAAAAGTTTGAGCTGGAAAATATGGAAGCGACGATTTTAGAGTTGGAAGAAGGACTCAGTGCCTTGCAAGCCGAGTCGGTAAAACCTGAGATTGTCAGTCAAGCTTCGAAGGTTCAAGAACTCTATGCAAAGATTTCAGAAACCCAAAGTAAAATTGAAAAACTTTACGCGCGCTGGGCGGAGCTTGAAAAGAAAAGCAAAGGCAGTTAG
- the aat gene encoding leucyl/phenylalanyl-tRNA--protein transferase, with the protein MVMKLRSSVEFPDPRDTLAEGIIAVGGKLDVGTLYSAYSRGIFPWPQPGLPMLWFSPEKRGVLLFEDFHVSESLKRYRRRHPEIEFTINKDFHQVIEECSKQPRPGQEGTWITPMMKRSYVDFFNAGFCMSVEVRENNILIGGIYGVLVQGVFSGESMFYKKANASKLALWHLVEVLQAQGHEWIDVQMVTPVVGSMGGKYVDREQYLEMLELRHQSLGF; encoded by the coding sequence ATGGTGATGAAGCTTCGCTCTTCGGTTGAATTCCCGGATCCGCGCGACACCTTGGCCGAAGGTATCATTGCTGTCGGAGGCAAGCTTGACGTGGGCACGCTTTATTCGGCGTACTCGCGCGGGATTTTTCCGTGGCCACAGCCGGGGCTTCCGATGTTGTGGTTTTCTCCTGAAAAGCGCGGCGTTTTGCTGTTCGAAGACTTTCACGTTTCGGAAAGCCTTAAGCGCTACCGCCGCCGTCATCCAGAAATTGAATTCACGATTAACAAAGACTTCCATCAGGTGATTGAAGAGTGTTCAAAGCAGCCTCGTCCCGGCCAAGAAGGCACGTGGATCACGCCGATGATGAAGCGCTCTTATGTGGATTTTTTCAATGCCGGATTTTGTATGTCTGTGGAAGTTCGGGAAAACAATATTCTGATCGGTGGAATTTACGGCGTGCTTGTGCAAGGCGTATTCAGCGGCGAGAGTATGTTTTATAAAAAAGCCAACGCTTCGAAACTAGCCCTTTGGCACCTCGTCGAAGTCCTGCAGGCGCAAGGCCATGAGTGGATTGACGTGCAAATGGTCACGCCTGTCGTCGGAAGCATGGGTGGAAAGTACGTCGATCGTGAACAGTACTTGGAAATGCTCGAATTAAGACATCAATCCCTTGGATTCTAA
- a CDS encoding PQQ-dependent sugar dehydrogenase, translating to MRGIALQLAVLFLASSGWAQKLPLEKLKLPMGFKISVWAQVPNARSLAQAEDGRIFVGTRSGDKVYVVNNGKVQVLAEGLDTPNGVAYKDGKLYVAEISRILEFDVSKPTNKPLRPARTLPQKFPSDTHHGWKFIRFGPDGKLYVPVGANCNVCDPGTDFARIFRIDVNGTAKEEVARGVRNTVGFDFHPQTKELWFTDNGRDWMGDDRPPCELNHLSKVGENFGFPVCHGKDTLDPEFGKGKSCKDFTAPVVELKPHVAPLGMRFYTGNQFPAQYKDAVIIAEHGSWNRSTPSGYRLTFVKLNGNQAEKVETFVDGWLQGDTHWGRPVDLEVLKDGSLLVSDDRAGVIYRITYQGK from the coding sequence GTGCGTGGAATAGCTTTGCAGTTAGCAGTTTTATTTTTGGCATCGTCCGGCTGGGCGCAAAAACTTCCTCTAGAAAAATTAAAGCTGCCGATGGGATTTAAAATTTCCGTGTGGGCGCAAGTTCCGAATGCGCGCTCGTTAGCGCAGGCCGAAGACGGGCGTATTTTCGTAGGCACACGTTCCGGCGATAAAGTTTATGTTGTGAATAATGGCAAAGTTCAAGTTCTTGCCGAAGGCCTCGATACTCCGAATGGCGTCGCTTATAAAGATGGAAAACTTTACGTCGCAGAAATCAGCCGCATCCTCGAATTTGACGTCAGTAAACCGACCAACAAACCTTTGAGACCCGCGCGAACTTTGCCACAAAAGTTTCCTTCCGATACTCATCATGGCTGGAAGTTCATTCGCTTTGGACCTGACGGCAAGCTTTATGTCCCTGTGGGGGCGAACTGCAACGTCTGTGACCCAGGAACGGATTTCGCTCGCATCTTTCGCATTGACGTCAACGGAACCGCGAAAGAAGAAGTGGCTCGCGGCGTGCGCAACACGGTGGGTTTCGATTTTCATCCTCAGACAAAAGAGCTGTGGTTCACCGATAACGGTCGCGACTGGATGGGAGATGATCGGCCGCCCTGCGAGCTCAACCATCTTTCCAAAGTGGGAGAGAACTTTGGTTTTCCCGTATGTCATGGCAAAGACACTTTAGATCCTGAATTTGGCAAGGGGAAATCCTGCAAGGACTTCACTGCGCCTGTCGTTGAGCTGAAGCCACATGTGGCTCCGCTCGGAATGCGGTTTTATACGGGAAATCAGTTTCCCGCCCAATACAAAGACGCTGTGATTATCGCCGAGCACGGCTCGTGGAATCGCTCAACACCTTCGGGATATCGTCTGACGTTCGTAAAACTCAATGGCAATCAGGCTGAAAAAGTCGAAACTTTTGTCGACGGTTGGTTGCAAGGAGACACTCATTGGGGAAGACCTGTCGATCTTGAAGTTCTTAAAGACGGCTCCCTGCTGGTTTCCGACGACAGAGCCGGCGTTATCTATCGTATTACGTATCAGGGGAAATAA
- a CDS encoding RecQ family ATP-dependent DNA helicase, with protein sequence MKNLHELLTTNFKFTSFRGEQEAILRKVWANENLLALMPTGMGKSLCFQFPAKIRDGLVVVISPLIALMQDQVYKAQDLGIPATFLSSTLSRDERLSRQARLAAGDFKLLYVTPERFRKAEFLEAIQGREIQLLAVDEAHCISQWGHDFRPDYSRVGEFRALLGNPPTLALTATATPEVQKDILAKLNMPQAEIISAGIERPNLALNVHDIYGIDEKIRAIVGLRHQHSGAAIVYCSLIQTLKKISAALNRLNVDHIIYHGDLPPQDRKRNQKRFINEEAPLMIATPAFGLGIDKDNVRVLIHAETPNALESYFQEVGRAGRDGKESFCHLLYDQDDVSIQMEFLKWSHPEPDFIRKIYQLIEDKRTQVDQGGFDFLREQMNFKNRRDFRAEAAVSILERWGCLEKSEDPFPYMTVHAPTEEQFATENGVEILKAQNTKLLKMVQWATQEEECRLNRIYHYFGHEHEAPCGKCDVCVNRN encoded by the coding sequence ATGAAGAACCTCCATGAATTGCTGACAACGAATTTCAAGTTTACCTCTTTCCGGGGAGAGCAAGAAGCCATTTTGCGCAAAGTTTGGGCAAATGAAAATCTCCTCGCATTAATGCCTACCGGAATGGGAAAAAGTCTCTGCTTTCAGTTCCCGGCCAAGATCCGTGACGGCCTTGTGGTCGTCATTTCTCCCTTAATCGCTTTGATGCAGGACCAGGTCTATAAAGCGCAAGACCTTGGAATTCCTGCCACTTTTCTTAGTTCAACATTGAGTCGTGATGAGCGTTTGTCAAGGCAAGCTCGTTTAGCGGCAGGGGACTTTAAGCTCCTCTATGTGACGCCTGAGCGTTTTCGCAAAGCCGAATTTCTCGAAGCCATCCAGGGGAGAGAAATTCAATTGCTGGCGGTTGACGAAGCTCATTGTATTTCCCAGTGGGGTCATGATTTCCGCCCGGATTATTCGCGCGTCGGGGAGTTTCGCGCTCTTCTAGGAAACCCGCCGACGCTGGCTTTGACGGCGACGGCAACGCCTGAAGTGCAAAAAGATATTTTGGCAAAACTCAATATGCCTCAGGCAGAAATTATTTCTGCGGGCATCGAACGACCCAACCTCGCGCTGAACGTTCATGACATTTACGGTATCGACGAAAAAATTCGCGCCATCGTGGGGCTTCGCCATCAGCACTCCGGGGCGGCGATCGTCTATTGCTCATTGATTCAGACGCTGAAAAAAATCTCGGCGGCTCTGAATCGTCTGAACGTTGATCACATTATTTATCACGGTGATTTACCGCCTCAGGACCGCAAGCGAAATCAAAAAAGATTTATCAACGAAGAGGCGCCTTTGATGATTGCGACACCGGCATTTGGCCTCGGCATTGACAAAGACAATGTCCGCGTTCTGATTCACGCCGAAACGCCCAATGCTTTGGAATCCTATTTCCAAGAGGTCGGACGGGCGGGGAGAGATGGCAAAGAGTCGTTCTGCCATTTGCTCTATGATCAGGATGATGTCAGTATTCAAATGGAGTTTTTAAAATGGTCGCATCCCGAGCCCGACTTCATTCGTAAAATCTATCAACTGATAGAGGACAAACGCACGCAGGTGGATCAGGGCGGATTTGATTTTTTGCGCGAGCAAATGAATTTTAAAAATCGCCGCGACTTCAGAGCGGAAGCCGCCGTGAGTATTTTAGAACGCTGGGGTTGCCTGGAGAAATCGGAAGATCCGTTTCCGTACATGACAGTGCACGCGCCCACAGAGGAGCAGTTCGCAACGGAAAACGGCGTGGAGATTTTGAAAGCTCAGAACACGAAGCTTTTAAAAATGGTGCAATGGGCGACGCAGGAAGAAGAGTGCCGACTGAATAGAATCTATCACTATTTCGGTCACGAGCACGAAGCTCCCTGCGGAAAATGTGATGTGTGTGTGAACAGAAATTGA
- the fusA gene encoding elongation factor G: MSKKWNIDMVRNIGISAHIDSGKTTTSERILFYGGRIHAIHEVRGKDGVGATMDSMDLEREKGITIQSAATQVHWKDYTINLIDTPGHVDFTVEVERSLRVLDGAILLLCGVAGVQSQSITVDRQMKRYSVPRLAFVNKLDRQGANPYRVTDALIEKLRLNAVMIQIPIGLEDQHRGHVDLTDMKSYINEGENGENVTVGEIPPDLVETAQKYRQIMIGKLADIDSAIEEKFLMEEEPTTEEIRAAIRKGTISLKFVPVLCGSAFKNKGVQRLMDAVTYYLPSPAEKKEQALDLNKNEEKFDLFPDNSKPLVSLAFKLQETPFGQLTYMRIYQGKMGKGDFIINQSNKKSVKIPRLVRMHSDKMEDIDTAYAGDIVALFGIDCASGDTFCDENINASMQSMHVPDSVISLAVAPKDKAGANNFSKALQKFRKEDPTFRVHRDEESNETIISGMGELHLEIYIERMKREFNCEVIVGQPQVAYRETISQEAAYDYTHKKQTGGSGQYAKCVGKILPLAPQEDGSTFKFVNNVVGGRIPKEFIPAVEEGFKEQTVKGPLIGFPIVGVEVHLDDGAYHDVDSSYMAFKIAGMAALREVYPQAKPTVLEPIMKLETTVPDEYQGAAVGQINQRRGTIVATTAFEGNCVIEAEVPLTEMFGYSTDLRSATKGKGEFSMEFAKYAAVPRNIQEELVKKYQAKRAAEQK; the protein is encoded by the coding sequence ATGTCCAAAAAATGGAATATTGATATGGTCAGAAATATCGGTATCTCGGCTCACATCGACTCGGGAAAAACGACGACTTCTGAGCGTATTTTGTTCTATGGAGGAAGAATCCACGCCATCCACGAAGTTCGTGGTAAAGACGGCGTCGGTGCGACAATGGACTCCATGGATCTAGAGAGAGAAAAAGGTATCACTATCCAGTCTGCGGCGACGCAAGTTCACTGGAAGGACTACACTATCAATTTGATCGATACACCGGGCCACGTGGATTTCACAGTGGAAGTGGAACGCTCACTTCGCGTTCTTGACGGTGCCATCCTTCTTCTTTGCGGTGTTGCCGGCGTTCAATCTCAATCCATCACTGTTGACCGTCAAATGAAACGCTATAGCGTTCCTCGTTTGGCATTCGTTAACAAATTGGACCGCCAAGGTGCGAACCCATACCGTGTTACTGACGCTTTGATCGAAAAATTGCGTTTGAACGCTGTGATGATCCAAATTCCAATCGGTTTGGAAGATCAACACAGAGGTCACGTAGATTTGACTGATATGAAGTCTTACATCAACGAAGGTGAAAACGGTGAAAACGTCACTGTTGGCGAAATTCCACCAGACCTTGTTGAAACGGCTCAAAAATACCGTCAAATCATGATCGGTAAATTGGCTGACATCGACTCTGCTATCGAAGAGAAATTCTTGATGGAAGAGGAACCAACGACTGAAGAAATCCGCGCGGCTATCCGTAAGGGTACTATCAGCTTGAAGTTCGTTCCGGTTCTTTGCGGGTCTGCGTTTAAGAACAAAGGTGTTCAACGTTTGATGGATGCGGTTACATACTACCTTCCGTCTCCTGCTGAGAAAAAAGAGCAAGCTCTTGATCTTAACAAGAACGAAGAGAAGTTTGACTTGTTCCCAGACAACTCAAAACCATTGGTTTCTTTGGCGTTTAAACTTCAAGAGACTCCATTTGGTCAGTTGACTTACATGCGTATCTACCAAGGTAAGATGGGCAAAGGTGATTTCATCATCAACCAATCAAACAAGAAATCTGTTAAGATTCCTCGTTTGGTTCGTATGCACTCTGACAAAATGGAAGATATCGACACAGCTTACGCTGGTGACATCGTAGCATTGTTCGGTATCGACTGTGCGTCTGGTGATACTTTCTGTGACGAAAACATCAATGCTTCTATGCAATCAATGCACGTTCCTGATTCAGTTATCAGCTTGGCTGTTGCTCCTAAAGACAAAGCCGGTGCTAATAACTTCTCTAAAGCGTTGCAAAAGTTCCGTAAGGAAGACCCTACATTCCGCGTTCACCGTGACGAGGAATCCAACGAGACTATCATCTCTGGTATGGGTGAGCTTCACTTGGAGATCTACATTGAGCGTATGAAGCGTGAGTTCAACTGTGAAGTGATCGTGGGTCAACCACAGGTTGCTTACCGTGAGACGATCTCTCAAGAGGCTGCTTACGATTACACTCATAAAAAACAAACGGGTGGTTCGGGTCAGTACGCGAAGTGTGTGGGTAAAATCCTTCCACTTGCGCCTCAAGAAGATGGCTCTACGTTCAAATTCGTTAACAACGTTGTTGGTGGTCGTATTCCTAAGGAATTCATCCCAGCGGTTGAAGAAGGTTTCAAAGAGCAAACTGTTAAAGGTCCACTCATTGGCTTCCCAATCGTAGGCGTTGAAGTTCACTTGGACGACGGTGCATACCATGACGTCGACTCTTCATACATGGCGTTCAAAATCGCTGGTATGGCGGCTCTTCGTGAAGTGTACCCGCAAGCGAAACCAACTGTTCTTGAGCCGATCATGAAGCTTGAGACAACAGTTCCAGACGAATACCAAGGTGCAGCTGTTGGTCAAATCAACCAACGCCGCGGTACTATCGTTGCTACTACAGCATTCGAAGGTAACTGTGTGATCGAAGCAGAAGTACCACTAACAGAAATGTTCGGTTACTCAACTGATCTTCGTTCTGCAACTAAAGGTAAAGGTGAGTTCTCTATGGAATTCGCGAAGTACGCTGCAGTACCTCGCAACATCCAAGAAGAGCTTGTTAAGAAATACCAAGCTAAGCGCGCAGCTGAGCAGAAGTAA
- a CDS encoding CrcB family protein, protein MPDGRRKSPGAFDFGFFGWFDGCMQIFWIGLFGLGGIFCRYGVDRWLAPTSAGFPLSTFLINILGCSVAGVIYAVGERGYLSQTLLTGLMVGFCGGFTTFSAYALQSFDLLQKGKLGMSLGYLFASPALGLLACYVAVLATRKLI, encoded by the coding sequence ATGCCTGATGGACGTAGAAAATCACCGGGTGCCTTTGACTTCGGATTCTTTGGTTGGTTCGATGGTTGTATGCAAATTTTTTGGATTGGATTGTTTGGGCTGGGCGGGATTTTTTGTCGTTATGGTGTGGACCGATGGCTGGCGCCGACTTCGGCGGGGTTTCCGCTGAGTACGTTTTTGATCAATATTCTCGGATGCTCTGTTGCGGGCGTTATTTATGCCGTCGGTGAGCGTGGGTATTTGTCGCAGACGTTGCTGACGGGATTGATGGTCGGCTTTTGTGGAGGTTTTACGACCTTTTCGGCCTATGCTCTGCAGTCGTTTGATTTGCTTCAAAAAGGCAAATTGGGTATGAGCCTTGGATATCTTTTCGCAAGCCCCGCCCTAGGCCTCCTTGCCTGTTATGTGGCGGTTCTTGCTACTCGGAAACTGATTTAG
- a CDS encoding dienelactone hydrolase family protein, with amino-acid sequence MKMFAGLLSILTLQWTMSASAGLKTENIEYKDGKTALEGFIAYDDSLKNPRPTILIVHQWMGLTDYEKMRAQQLAEKGYVAFAVDIYGKGVRPTSTADAGKQAGIYKNDPKLFRQRIKAALDAVKTDQRVDQKKLLVMGYCFGGMGALEAARAGFPFVGVTSFHGTLKTKTPQDAKNIKGKVLVLHGAIDPNVPMSEVEAFQKEMNDAKVDYQFIAYSGAVHAFTQKEAGNDISKGVAYNEKADRRSWQAYMDFLGEVAPVSK; translated from the coding sequence ATGAAAATGTTTGCAGGCCTTTTGAGCATTCTTACTTTGCAATGGACGATGTCGGCATCGGCAGGATTAAAAACAGAAAACATCGAATACAAAGACGGCAAAACCGCTCTTGAGGGTTTCATAGCCTATGATGATTCGTTGAAGAACCCTCGTCCCACGATTCTTATCGTTCATCAGTGGATGGGTTTAACCGACTATGAAAAGATGCGTGCGCAACAACTCGCAGAAAAAGGTTACGTCGCTTTTGCCGTCGATATTTACGGAAAGGGCGTTCGACCGACCTCTACGGCCGATGCCGGGAAGCAGGCGGGAATTTATAAAAACGATCCGAAACTTTTTCGACAAAGAATCAAGGCTGCGCTGGACGCCGTGAAAACGGATCAAAGGGTTGATCAAAAAAAACTTCTGGTGATGGGGTACTGTTTCGGAGGAATGGGAGCTCTTGAGGCCGCACGCGCTGGATTCCCGTTCGTCGGAGTGACAAGTTTTCATGGAACTTTGAAAACGAAAACTCCGCAAGACGCGAAAAATATCAAAGGCAAAGTCTTAGTTCTTCACGGTGCGATTGATCCCAACGTACCGATGTCGGAGGTGGAGGCTTTCCAAAAAGAAATGAACGATGCGAAGGTGGATTATCAGTTCATCGCTTACTCAGGGGCTGTTCATGCCTTTACCCAGAAAGAGGCTGGTAACGACATTTCTAAAGGGGTGGCCTATAATGAAAAGGCGGACCGCCGGTCTTGGCAGGCCTATATGGACTTCCTGGGCGAAGTGGCGCCGGTGTCTAAATAA
- a CDS encoding hemolysin family protein yields the protein MTIIAILFFTTIGISFLCSMLEAVLLSSTSAYIGVLVKENKRSAKLLEHLKENIDRPISAILTLNTVSHTLGSAAIAYQIQVHYGEEAVTAASFILTFLILIVSEIIPKSIGAAHWKALIPFSAYTIQLMIILLYPLVIMSEWLGRLFAKTSEDPEVTREEILMTAEIGVEEGTLKGKESNIIKNLLMLDKIYVSDIMTPRSVFFALDKDLTVEEVFNKYKPLRFSRIPIYSGSLDNIVGMTYRYKIHEALSNDQHDKVVGDMVSPISSIPERMTVSQVLDFFIKEKEHIALAVDEYGIVAGLVSLEDAVETLLGVEIVDELDNVEDMRKFALEQWQLRKQKLRRS from the coding sequence ATGACAATCATAGCCATTTTATTTTTCACCACGATTGGTATCTCATTTTTATGTTCAATGCTGGAAGCAGTTCTGCTCAGTTCGACCTCGGCTTACATTGGAGTCCTGGTCAAAGAGAATAAAAGAAGCGCCAAGCTTCTTGAACATCTCAAAGAAAACATCGACCGCCCGATTTCTGCCATCCTCACGTTGAACACTGTCTCTCACACTCTCGGTTCCGCTGCTATCGCCTACCAAATTCAAGTTCATTACGGAGAAGAAGCTGTCACGGCCGCGTCCTTCATCCTGACTTTCTTAATCTTGATCGTGTCAGAGATCATTCCGAAATCTATCGGAGCCGCTCACTGGAAGGCCCTCATTCCCTTTTCCGCTTATACGATTCAACTTATGATCATTTTGCTTTATCCGCTGGTGATCATGTCAGAATGGCTGGGTCGTCTCTTCGCGAAAACTTCTGAAGATCCTGAAGTCACTCGCGAAGAAATCCTGATGACCGCAGAGATCGGCGTTGAAGAAGGAACCTTGAAAGGCAAAGAGTCGAACATCATCAAAAATCTTTTGATGCTTGATAAGATTTACGTGTCAGACATCATGACTCCGCGTTCAGTGTTCTTTGCCTTGGATAAAGATTTGACCGTCGAAGAAGTTTTTAACAAGTACAAGCCTTTGCGTTTTTCCCGCATCCCTATCTATTCAGGCAGCTTGGATAACATTGTCGGCATGACGTATCGTTATAAAATTCACGAAGCTCTTTCCAACGACCAACATGATAAAGTTGTCGGCGACATGGTAAGCCCCATCTCTAGCATTCCTGAGCGCATGACGGTGTCGCAGGTTCTTGATTTCTTCATCAAGGAAAAGGAGCATATCGCTTTGGCTGTTGACGAATACGGAATCGTTGCAGGTCTTGTCAGCTTGGAAGATGCCGTGGAAACACTGCTGGGTGTAGAAATCGTCGACGAACTTGATAACGTCGAAGACATGCGTAAGTTTGCGTTGGAGCAATGGCAGCTTCGCAAGCAGAAGCTCCGCCGCAGCTAA
- the cutA gene encoding divalent-cation tolerance protein CutA — MILFYIPCPDKACAEKIAKALLEEKIIGCANIIPGMESMYWWEGKIETSSEYILILKTLKTPDAEKRIRERVQALHPYEVPCVMTLPVLGINDSYKKWLEESMK; from the coding sequence ATGATTCTGTTTTATATTCCCTGCCCCGACAAAGCGTGCGCCGAGAAAATCGCCAAAGCTCTTTTGGAAGAAAAAATTATCGGCTGCGCGAATATCATTCCTGGAATGGAATCGATGTATTGGTGGGAAGGAAAAATAGAGACAAGCTCTGAATATATCCTGATCCTCAAAACCTTGAAAACCCCTGACGCAGAGAAAAGAATTCGCGAACGCGTGCAAGCTCTGCATCCTTATGAAGTCCCCTGTGTCATGACTCTTCCCGTCTTGGGAATCAATGACTCTTATAAGAAGTGGCTTGAAGAAAGCATGAAGTAA